A region of the Campylobacter subantarcticus LMG 24377 genome:
GATCCCACCCACCGCTTTAGATAAAAAAGAACTTGCCTTAGCTTCATATATAAGTGGCAAATCTAACTTTTTTTCTAAAAGAATTTTTTGAGCATCTTCTTTTAACTTAACTCCATTTAACACTGCTAAAATAAGAAATTTTCTTTCCTTGTAAAGCTCATTTAATATAGGAATTTGTGCATCACATGCGCCACAATCTTGCGTAAGGAAAAATAAAGCATACGCATGGTTAGAATTCTGAATTTTTAAAGTTTTTTTAAAACCATCATAATCAAAAATATAATTATATTTTGAATTTAAAGTTTTAAATTCGTTATTTGAGCAAGCATTAAGAAAAAAAATACTTATTAAAGCCAAGAAACAATAGAAAATTTTAGTTGCGACCATGGCTTTTCTCCTATGATTTTATCTTGCACAACACCATCTTTAATGACAAAAGTAGTTGGCACAGCAAAAACACTAAATCTTTGCCATGATATATCTAAATCATCTTGCAAAAATATAATATTTTTATAATCATATTTTGTAGCAAATTCTTCAAAATCTTTACCTTTATCTATAGAATCAAGTGCTAAAATAGTCATTTTTTTAGGGTGTTCATTAGCTAATTTCTCCAAAAGTGGCAAATCTTTCAAACAAGATGCACAACCTTGCTCCACAAAAGTTAAAACGATAAGATTATCAAAATCGGCTAATTTAACTTTTTCTCCAGCTAAATTCCTAGCTGCGATTTCTGGTGCTTTTAGACCTATTTTGCCACCATTTTTGTTATTGTTTTCAAAACAAGCACTTAAAAATATACTGCACAAACAAGTTAAGATTAAAATTTTAATTTTCACTTTTCATTGCCCCATGGCTTAAAATGATCGTTCTATCAGCAAAAGTAGCTAAGTCTGGATTATGAGTGATTAAAACTATAGTCTTGCCATCTTGTTTTAATTTGCAAAAAAGATCTAAGATGTTTTTTTCATTTGCTTCATCTAAATTTCCCGTAGGCTCATCTGCGAGTAGAATTTCAGGATCATTCACCAAAGCCCTTGCTATACATAGTCTTTGTTGCTCTCCACCACTTAACTGACTAGGCAAATGCGTAAGTCTATGAGAAAGTCCTACTTTTTCTAGTGCTATCATAGCATCTTTTTGTTCTATGCTTGAATGGTAAAATTGCGCTAGCATGACATTTTCTAAAGCATTTAAATAAGGTATTAAATGAAACTGCTGAAAAATCAAACCTATCTTCTCTCTTCTAATTACACTTTTTTCTTCTTCGCTTAAATTTCCAACTTCTTTATCATCTAAAAAATACTCCCCGCTACTTTGAGTATCCATCAAAGAAAGTATATTCAAAAGCGTAGATTTACCAGAACCTGATGGACCCATGATAGCTAGCCACTCGCCTTGCTTTACTTCTAAGTTGATATCTTGCAAAGCTTTAACTTCATTGAAATTACGATTTAAATTTGAAATTTTTATAATATTTTTCATCACTCACCCTTTAAATTTTCACAAACATTGATTTTTAAAGCTTTTTTTAACGGTAAAAAACTCGCAAAAAATGCAAATATCAAAGAAACAAGCACTGCAAAAAATACCGAAAGTAGTCTAAAATCTATACTTGCATTAAAAATCAAATACCCAAAAATATTTGCTAAAAAATATCCACAAAAAGCACCAAGCAAACTCGCACTTAAACTTAAAATAAACACTTCAGTCCCAAAAAGCTTAATAATCTCTTTATGCTTAGCTCCCAAAGCAAGGTGTAAAGCTATTTCTTTTTTTCTTGAAAAAATCACCGCACTAAGAGTGGTATTTACACTCAAAGAGCTAATGAGTAAAATCGTTAAGCTAATCAAAGCCATTAAAGCTTTAATTTTATCTAAAATTACACCCTCGCTAATAGATACCGAAGCAATCACCTTTGCTTCTATATTACCCTTGCTAAGTTCTTTTGCTTTTTGATCTAAGCTTTCATAATTACCTAGTAAAATAGCCTGAGCATAATTAACTACTTCTTTATCAGCTAACTCTTGGGCTTTTTTCAAAGAGATGATCAAAACGCCATCTTGCTCATCATTGCTTCTTAAAATGGCTTTGATTTTAACTTTGGCTATTTTAGAAATGCTTGGATTGTAAATTTGTAATTCTTGTCCTATTTTGAGTTCAAGTTGCTTTGCTAAATCTGCTCCCACAAAAGCACTATCTTCGCTAAAATCACTTAAAGAAAAACTACCCTGCAAAACCTCCATAAAAGGCTTGGTAAGCTTTAAATTGGCAAAATCAACTCCAACTACTACTGCACTAGAGCTTTCAAGATTGTAAAAACCGTATAAAAATGGGGTTAAAGCTTTTGCTTTTAAATTTTCTTTAGCTTGATTAAAATCTTGCATACTTAAAAACTCATCGTCTTTAGGCGTGATAATAAAATTCGCACCATAAGCTTTTAATTCTTTAGATAATTTAGTATCAATATCAAAATAAATATTAAAAAACGAAGCACTTACCATAGCACCCATAAATACAGCTATAAAGATAACACAAACTCTTTTATAAGAAAAAATAAGAGATTTAAAAACCTCTTGTATAAAAAAATTATTTCCCATATAAAACCTCTGAAGTAGAAAGTTTAGAAATGCCCTTAATCGAGAACAAGCACCCTAAAAATACTATAAGCACTGCAAAAAATAAGCAAATTGGCAAAATAATCCAAGAGAGTGCGATAGTATGATCAAATATACTCAAAGCGATAATCTCTGACATAGCTATACCAAAAGCAAAACCCAAAACAGCTCCAACCAAAGCCACTACAACCCCTTCCAATGCAAAAATCATATAAATTTGTAAAGTACTTGCACCCAAAGCTTTTAAAAGCCCTATTTCACTTCTTCTTCTAAAAATATCCGCACTCATTAAAGAAGAAATAGCTATAGAAGCCACAACTAGACATATGATACTAACCACAGCCATTAAAGATTGAATTTTTGATACTATTAAACTTTCTGCATCTGAAATCGCACTCACCACTTTTGTGCTAGCACCTTTGAAATCTTCTGCAATTTGATAAGCGATTGAACTT
Encoded here:
- a CDS encoding TlpA family protein disulfide reductase — translated: MVATKIFYCFLALISIFFLNACSNNEFKTLNSKYNYIFDYDGFKKTLKIQNSNHAYALFFLTQDCGACDAQIPILNELYKERKFLILAVLNGVKLKEDAQKILLEKKLDLPLIYEAKASSFLSKAVGGIYGVPVIVFFDEKGNRYEKFIGFTPKSILENKTKFLQ
- a CDS encoding TlpA family protein disulfide reductase, producing the protein MKIKILILTCLCSIFLSACFENNNKNGGKIGLKAPEIAARNLAGEKVKLADFDNLIVLTFVEQGCASCLKDLPLLEKLANEHPKKMTILALDSIDKGKDFEEFATKYDYKNIIFLQDDLDISWQRFSVFAVPTTFVIKDGVVQDKIIGEKPWSQLKFSIVSWL
- a CDS encoding ABC transporter ATP-binding protein; translation: MKNIIKISNLNRNFNEVKALQDINLEVKQGEWLAIMGPSGSGKSTLLNILSLMDTQSSGEYFLDDKEVGNLSEEEKSVIRREKIGLIFQQFHLIPYLNALENVMLAQFYHSSIEQKDAMIALEKVGLSHRLTHLPSQLSGGEQQRLCIARALVNDPEILLADEPTGNLDEANEKNILDLFCKLKQDGKTIVLITHNPDLATFADRTIILSHGAMKSEN
- a CDS encoding ABC transporter permease gives rise to the protein MGNNFFIQEVFKSLIFSYKRVCVIFIAVFMGAMVSASFFNIYFDIDTKLSKELKAYGANFIITPKDDEFLSMQDFNQAKENLKAKALTPFLYGFYNLESSSAVVVGVDFANLKLTKPFMEVLQGSFSLSDFSEDSAFVGADLAKQLELKIGQELQIYNPSISKIAKVKIKAILRSNDEQDGVLIISLKKAQELADKEVVNYAQAILLGNYESLDQKAKELSKGNIEAKVIASVSISEGVILDKIKALMALISLTILLISSLSVNTTLSAVIFSRKKEIALHLALGAKHKEIIKLFGTEVFILSLSASLLGAFCGYFLANIFGYLIFNASIDFRLLSVFFAVLVSLIFAFFASFLPLKKALKINVCENLKGE